Proteins co-encoded in one Stenotrophomonas maltophilia genomic window:
- a CDS encoding 5'-nucleotidase: MGDNSPRLLTVAVTSRALFDLEESHALFESDGVAAYAEFQRQHEDDILGPGVAFPVVRKLLALNQGASPENPRVEVILLSRNSADTGLRIFNSIQHYGLGIIRATFTAGEPTWPYVKPFGTDLFLSANPESVRSALRHGIAAATILPKPPGETAAAAADQIDIGRPAGQLRIAFDGDAVIFGDESERISREQGVEAFGRHERERAREPLSGGPFRGFLSALHTLQEVFPAGESAPIRTALVTARSAPAHERVIRTLREWGVRLDEALFLGGRHKGPFLQAFGADIFFDDSQHNIDSAREHVAAGHVPHGVANEG; encoded by the coding sequence ATGGGCGACAACTCCCCCCGTTTGCTGACCGTCGCGGTGACCTCGCGCGCGCTGTTCGATCTGGAAGAAAGCCATGCGCTGTTCGAGAGCGATGGCGTGGCGGCCTATGCCGAATTCCAGCGCCAGCATGAGGACGACATCCTCGGCCCGGGCGTGGCCTTTCCGGTGGTGCGCAAGCTGCTGGCGCTGAACCAGGGCGCCAGCCCGGAGAACCCGCGGGTCGAGGTGATCCTGTTGTCGCGCAACTCGGCCGATACCGGCCTGCGCATTTTCAATTCGATCCAGCACTATGGCCTGGGCATCATCCGTGCAACTTTCACCGCCGGCGAGCCGACCTGGCCGTATGTGAAGCCGTTCGGTACCGACCTGTTCCTGTCGGCCAATCCGGAATCGGTGCGCAGCGCGCTGCGCCACGGCATCGCCGCAGCGACGATCCTGCCCAAGCCACCGGGTGAGACCGCGGCGGCGGCAGCCGACCAGATCGACATTGGCCGCCCGGCCGGCCAGCTGCGCATCGCCTTCGACGGCGACGCGGTGATCTTCGGCGATGAAAGCGAGCGCATCTCACGCGAGCAGGGCGTGGAAGCATTCGGCCGCCACGAGCGTGAGCGCGCCCGTGAGCCACTGAGCGGCGGTCCGTTCCGTGGTTTCCTGTCGGCCCTGCATACGCTGCAGGAAGTGTTCCCGGCCGGCGAAAGCGCACCGATCCGCACCGCGCTGGTCACCGCGCGTTCGGCGCCGGCGCACGAGCGGGTGATCCGCACGCTGCGTGAGTGGGGCGTGCGCCTGGATGAGGCGCTGTTCCTCGGTGGGCGCCACAAGGGACCGTTCCTGCAGGCCTTCGGTGCCGACATCTTCTTCGACGATTCACAGCACAACATCGACAGCGCGCGCGAACACGTGGCCGCCGGTCACGTCCCGCACGGTGTCGCCAACGAGGGGTGA
- a CDS encoding DUF2939 domain-containing protein, whose translation MKKLTALAILLVLALAAWWFGGPYVAVNGLSKAIEQRDTARLERYVDFPRVRSSLRAQLNDYLVRQAGPDVAASPFGALLYGLGDQLGGAAVDTMVTPAGIGAMLQGHVLWKRGRNELQGGDAFGPTEPARPLKNAEHHFEALDRFVIDVDRGPGQPPLKVVLEPQGLRWKVVDLQLGMSGSP comes from the coding sequence ATGAAAAAGCTCACTGCCCTCGCAATCCTGCTGGTCCTGGCACTGGCGGCCTGGTGGTTTGGCGGCCCCTACGTGGCCGTCAACGGCCTGTCCAAAGCCATCGAGCAGCGTGACACCGCGCGCCTTGAGCGCTACGTGGACTTCCCGCGCGTTCGCAGCAGCCTGCGCGCCCAGCTCAACGACTACCTGGTACGCCAGGCCGGTCCGGATGTGGCGGCCAGCCCATTCGGCGCCCTCCTCTACGGCCTGGGCGACCAGCTGGGTGGTGCCGCCGTGGACACCATGGTCACCCCGGCCGGGATCGGTGCGATGCTGCAGGGCCACGTGCTGTGGAAACGCGGCCGCAATGAGCTGCAGGGCGGCGACGCCTTCGGCCCGACCGAACCGGCTCGGCCACTGAAGAACGCCGAGCACCATTTCGAAGCGCTGGACCGCTTCGTGATCGACGTCGATCGCGGCCCCGGCCAGCCGCCATTGAAGGTCGTGCTGGAACCGCAGGGCCTGCGCTGGAAGGTGGTGGACCTGCAGTTGGGGATGTCGGGCAGCCCGTAG
- a CDS encoding DUF2461 domain-containing protein produces MSTYFSDASFRFLRSLARHNDKAWFNDHRQQYEDHVRQPFLRLLGDLQPALAEVSEHFRADTRGVGGSLFRIHRDARFSNDKSPYKTWQGARLFHERRREVAAPSFYVHLQPGESFVGAGLWHPEPETQRRVRHFILDNPGSWKAAAHAPALRKRFDFEESEKLVRPPRGFPADFEFIDDLKHRNWVMWRSLDDATMTGPRLLSTLGKDLAGLGPFVDYLCAALDLEF; encoded by the coding sequence GTGAGTACCTATTTCTCGGACGCCAGCTTCAGGTTCCTGCGCAGCCTCGCGCGGCACAACGACAAGGCCTGGTTCAACGACCACCGCCAGCAGTACGAAGACCACGTGCGGCAGCCGTTCCTGCGCCTGCTGGGCGATCTGCAACCGGCGCTGGCCGAGGTCAGCGAGCACTTCCGCGCCGATACCCGTGGCGTCGGTGGCTCGCTGTTCCGCATCCATCGCGACGCACGTTTTTCCAACGACAAGTCGCCCTACAAGACCTGGCAGGGCGCGCGTCTGTTCCATGAGCGCCGCCGCGAAGTGGCCGCGCCCTCGTTCTACGTGCATCTGCAGCCGGGCGAGAGCTTCGTCGGCGCAGGCCTGTGGCACCCGGAGCCGGAGACCCAGCGCCGCGTGCGCCATTTCATCCTCGACAACCCGGGCAGCTGGAAGGCCGCCGCGCATGCACCGGCCCTGCGCAAGCGCTTCGATTTCGAGGAAAGCGAGAAGCTGGTGCGCCCGCCGCGCGGCTTCCCGGCCGACTTCGAGTTCATCGACGACCTCAAGCATCGCAACTGGGTGATGTGGCGCTCGCTGGACGACGCCACGATGACCGGGCCGCGCCTGTTGTCCACGCTGGGCAAGGACCTGGCCGGGCTGGGCCCGTTCGTCGACTACCTGTGCGCGGCATTGGACCTGGAATTCTGA
- the sbcB gene encoding exodeoxyribonuclease I, with product MADSFLFYDLETFGQDPRRTRISQFAAIRTDADLNEIDTPVSFFVRPADDLLPSPMATLVTGITPQQALAEGISEAEAFDRINEMLSRPSTCALGYNTLRFDDEFVRYGLFRNFHDPYEREWRNGNSRWDLLDMLRLMRAMRPDGIQWPLREDGATSFKLEHLAEANHVREGDAHEALSDVRATIGMARLFKQSQPRLWDYALKLRDKRFVGSLLDVAALKPVLHISMRYPASRLCAAPVLPLAVHPTINNRVIVFDLDGDIDDLLELPAEVIAQRLYMRASELPEGVARVPLKEVHVNKVPALIAWNHLRADDHARLGLDVAAIEAKVERLRAFAPQLAEKARQVYNQPRAATVADVDASLYDGFLGNGDKPLLALARTTAPEQLAALEGRFRDPRLPELLFRYRARNHPGSLAPAERERWQDYRRQRLLGDSGLGELNLPQYRQQLDALAADAPDDARRQALLQSLRDWGQHLQETL from the coding sequence ATGGCTGACAGCTTCCTGTTCTACGACCTGGAAACCTTCGGTCAGGATCCACGGCGCACCCGCATCTCGCAGTTCGCGGCGATCCGCACCGACGCCGACCTCAACGAGATCGACACCCCGGTCAGCTTCTTCGTGCGCCCGGCCGATGACCTGCTGCCCTCGCCGATGGCCACCCTGGTCACCGGCATCACACCGCAGCAGGCCCTGGCTGAAGGCATCAGCGAGGCCGAGGCGTTCGACCGCATCAATGAAATGCTGTCGCGGCCCAGCACCTGCGCACTGGGCTACAACACGCTGCGCTTCGATGACGAGTTCGTCCGCTACGGCCTGTTCCGCAACTTCCACGACCCGTACGAGCGCGAGTGGCGCAACGGCAATTCGCGCTGGGACCTGCTGGACATGCTGCGGCTGATGCGCGCGATGCGCCCCGATGGCATCCAGTGGCCGCTGCGCGAGGACGGCGCCACCTCGTTCAAGCTGGAGCATCTGGCCGAAGCCAACCACGTGCGCGAAGGCGATGCGCACGAAGCGCTTTCGGACGTGCGCGCCACCATCGGCATGGCGCGCCTGTTCAAGCAGTCTCAACCGCGCCTGTGGGACTACGCACTGAAACTGCGCGACAAGCGCTTCGTCGGCAGCCTGCTGGATGTGGCCGCGCTCAAGCCGGTGCTGCATATCTCCATGCGCTACCCGGCCAGCCGCCTGTGCGCGGCGCCGGTGCTGCCGCTGGCGGTGCACCCGACCATCAACAATCGGGTGATCGTGTTCGACCTGGACGGCGACATCGACGACCTGCTGGAACTGCCCGCCGAGGTGATCGCGCAGCGGCTGTACATGCGCGCCAGCGAACTGCCCGAGGGCGTGGCACGGGTGCCGCTGAAGGAAGTGCATGTGAACAAGGTGCCGGCACTGATCGCCTGGAACCACCTGCGTGCCGATGACCATGCGCGGCTGGGTCTGGACGTGGCGGCGATCGAGGCCAAGGTCGAGCGCCTGCGCGCGTTCGCCCCGCAGCTGGCCGAGAAGGCGCGCCAGGTCTACAACCAGCCGCGCGCGGCCACCGTGGCCGACGTCGATGCCTCGCTGTATGACGGTTTCCTCGGCAACGGCGACAAGCCGCTGCTCGCGCTGGCCCGCACCACCGCGCCGGAACAGCTGGCCGCGCTGGAAGGCCGCTTCCGCGACCCACGCCTGCCCGAGCTGCTGTTCCGCTACCGCGCGCGCAACCATCCTGGCAGCCTCGCGCCGGCTGAACGCGAACGCTGGCAGGATTACCGCCGCCAGCGCCTGCTCGGAGACAGCGGCCTGGGCGAACTCAACCTGCCCCAGTACCGGCAGCAGCTCGATGCACTGGCCGCCGATGCGCCCGACGACGCGCGGCGCCAGGCCCTGCTGCAATCGCTGCGTGACTGGGGCCAACATCTGCAGGAGACGTTGTGA
- a CDS encoding aldo/keto reductase: MSPQPALARQRRVLGRTGLAVSPVGLGCSGFWGHRRFPEASAAAVVAHALAHGVNLLDTGHNYSGFHAEPRLGRILRPLLKHYPRDALVISSKGGTLTGQAGISGAEQRNFSPAAITASCEASLRNLGLDHLDIYQLHGASEHDINDDLLAALQRLRERGLIRHTGINTHSASTLRWMIAHPTAFDVVLLDYNALQQDREPLIDQLHAAGIGVLAGTVLAQGHLLPARPRLPRLADGWYLARAWLKPSSRQLMHSARSMRSAVAAINSQRPAQTAFAYALGHAGVASGILGTTRIGSLDEVLATRPEALSAAERQQLVDAFGDGRGSPSH; this comes from the coding sequence ATGTCGCCGCAGCCTGCGCTGGCGCGCCAGCGGCGAGTGCTGGGCCGTACAGGCCTGGCGGTTTCACCGGTCGGCCTGGGTTGCTCCGGGTTCTGGGGCCATCGCCGCTTTCCCGAAGCGTCGGCGGCAGCCGTGGTCGCGCATGCATTGGCCCATGGCGTGAACCTGCTGGACACCGGGCACAACTACTCCGGCTTCCATGCCGAGCCGCGCCTGGGCCGCATTCTTCGCCCGCTGCTGAAGCACTACCCGCGCGATGCGCTGGTGATCTCCAGCAAGGGCGGCACGCTGACCGGCCAGGCCGGCATCAGCGGTGCCGAGCAGCGCAACTTCTCGCCTGCGGCCATCACCGCCAGTTGCGAAGCCTCGCTGCGCAACCTCGGCCTGGACCATCTGGACATCTACCAGCTGCATGGCGCCAGCGAACACGACATCAACGACGATCTGCTGGCCGCGCTGCAACGCCTGCGCGAGCGTGGGCTGATCCGGCACACCGGCATCAACACCCACTCCGCATCGACCTTGCGCTGGATGATCGCCCACCCCACCGCCTTCGATGTGGTGCTGCTGGACTACAACGCCCTGCAGCAGGACCGCGAACCGCTGATCGACCAGCTGCACGCCGCCGGCATCGGCGTGCTGGCAGGCACGGTGCTGGCACAGGGCCACCTGCTGCCCGCGCGCCCGCGCCTGCCGCGGCTGGCCGATGGTTGGTACCTGGCGCGTGCCTGGCTCAAACCCAGCAGCCGGCAACTGATGCACAGCGCCCGCAGCATGCGCAGCGCCGTGGCCGCGATCAACAGCCAGCGCCCGGCGCAGACCGCCTTCGCCTACGCGCTGGGCCACGCCGGCGTGGCCAGCGGGATCCTCGGCACCACCCGCATCGGCAGCCTGGATGAAGTGCTGGCCACACGGCCGGAGGCGCTGAGCGCTGCCGAGCGCCAGCAACTGGTGGACGCCTTCGGAGATGGCCGCGGCTCCCCCAGTCATTGA